In bacterium, a single genomic region encodes these proteins:
- the argC gene encoding N-acetyl-gamma-glutamyl-phosphate reductase: MIKVSIIGATGYTGRELIRLLLRHREAEIIHLSAHIEKEMPISDIFPGLLCNISVKTTMDVASCAESDVIFLCLPHIVSQEYIPSLYELKKRVVDLSSDFRLKDPDVYEKWYNTQHLAPHLIKESVYGLPELYREKIKDAKIIANPGCYPTSSILALAPAIKNRLIDLNSIIIDAKTGISGAGRSPSMLTHFPEVNESVSAYSIFTHRHTPEINQELSLLAGERVNVTFTPHLIPMDCGILSTIYIKVLSDVKLLDVYKDFYKNEQFVRIVDKPPKTKEVVGTNLCLINIAQEKQEAVVTSAIDNLIKGASGQAVQNMNIMFGISEREGLL, translated from the coding sequence ATGATTAAAGTAAGCATTATCGGAGCAACGGGTTATACAGGAAGGGAGCTTATAAGACTCCTTTTAAGGCATAGGGAGGCAGAAATTATCCATCTTTCTGCCCACATAGAGAAAGAGATGCCAATTTCTGATATATTTCCTGGCCTTCTTTGCAATATTTCTGTTAAAACCACAATGGATGTAGCATCTTGTGCAGAATCTGATGTTATCTTTCTCTGCCTTCCACACATCGTGTCACAGGAGTATATTCCCTCCCTATATGAGCTTAAAAAAAGGGTAGTAGACCTCTCATCAGATTTCAGGCTAAAAGACCCCGATGTATATGAGAAATGGTATAATACCCAGCACCTCGCACCCCATCTTATAAAAGAGTCAGTTTATGGATTACCCGAGCTTTACAGAGAAAAAATAAAGGATGCAAAGATTATAGCAAACCCAGGCTGCTATCCTACATCTTCTATACTAGCCCTTGCTCCAGCTATAAAAAATAGGCTTATAGATTTAAACTCTATAATCATTGATGCAAAAACAGGCATTTCTGGTGCAGGAAGAAGCCCAAGCATGCTTACCCATTTTCCCGAGGTAAATGAAAGCGTTTCTGCATACTCTATTTTTACACATCGCCATACCCCTGAGATAAATCAGGAGCTTTCATTATTGGCAGGAGAGAGGGTAAATGTTACCTTTACCCCCCATCTTATCCCAATGGATTGCGGTATACTCTCAACCATCTACATCAAGGTTTTAAGCGATGTCAAGCTTTTGGATGTCTATAAGGATTTCTATAAAAATGAGCAATTTGTAAGAATTGTTGACAAGCCCCCAAAAACAAAGGAGGTGGTTGGAACAAATCTATGCCTTATAAATATAGCCCAAGAAAAGCAAGAGGCTGTAGTAACATCAGCCATAGATAACCTTATAAAAGGTGCCTCTGGACAGGCTGTTCAGAATATGAACATTATGTTTGGTATTTCGGAGAGGGAAGGGCTTTTATA
- a CDS encoding AAA family ATPase, which translates to MAYTIAVAGKGGCGKTTITSLIINYLLSLKKGSILAVDADPSFNLHFLLGMDAPKTLGQLKESAKKDKPNSMDLFSFLEYGTNMAIDEGKIDLLAMGRKEGKGCYCSVNNALREVLNKIAKSYNYIVIDNEAGIEHISRQTDASVNLMFIVIDPCLRSLITAKTIINLIKELENDVSKVCLIGNKMDKIPNWLKMDIPFLGCIPFDPMLQKYEEENLSFLSFPETSLSYQALKKICVQVLGESDEERAPGPHS; encoded by the coding sequence GGAGGTTGTGGAAAGACAACAATCACAAGCCTTATAATCAACTATCTTCTTTCCTTAAAAAAAGGCTCTATCCTTGCGGTTGATGCAGATCCCTCCTTTAACCTCCATTTCCTTTTGGGAATGGATGCTCCTAAAACACTTGGCCAATTAAAGGAGTCTGCGAAGAAGGATAAACCCAATTCAATGGACTTATTCTCATTCCTTGAATATGGGACAAATATGGCAATAGATGAGGGAAAAATTGACCTTTTGGCTATGGGAAGAAAAGAGGGGAAGGGGTGCTATTGCTCGGTTAATAATGCCTTAAGGGAGGTATTAAACAAAATTGCAAAATCCTATAATTATATTGTTATTGACAATGAGGCAGGGATTGAGCATATAAGCAGGCAGACAGATGCAAGCGTTAACCTTATGTTTATTGTTATTGATCCTTGTTTGAGAAGCCTCATAACAGCCAAAACCATAATAAACCTTATAAAAGAGCTTGAAAATGATGTAAGTAAGGTTTGTTTGATTGGAAATAAGATGGACAAAATACCCAATTGGCTTAAAATGGATATTCCATTTTTAGGCTGTATTCCATTCGATCCAATGCTTCAAAAATACGAGGAAGAAAACCTTTCCTTCCTTTCTTTTCCAGAAACATCCTTATCATATCAGGCATTAAAAAAGATATGCGTTCAGGTATTAGGGGAAAGCGATGAAGAAAGAGCACCAGGGCCCCACTCATAG